TGTCGCCAAAGCGGAGGAAACAGGCATCACTATCGCTTTGGAAAACCACATCAAGCAATGTCTCCATCATCCTGATTCGTTGCGCTATTTCGCTGAGTTTAACCAAAGCCCCAACCTGGGTATCGCCTTTGCCCCGCACCATCTACACGAATGGGAATCAGATATTCCAAATCTGATTCGCGACCTGGGAGACGCGAATATTCCATTCATGTATTTCCAGGAGCACTCGGCTGGCATATTTGAAAAACAACCGAAGGAAATTGAAATGCAGCAACTCCCCGGTTACGGAGGCGGCCTGGACTATCGGCTTATCGTGTCCGCTCTACGCGACATCCGTTACAGCGGGCTCGTTGAAATCTTTATGCACCCGGTTCCTCGTGGCATTCCAATTCTGCCAACGATCCCCGAAATTACTTCAGCTATCAACAAGTCACGAGATTACATCGTAGAATGCCTCGACGAAACGGCCTAAAAACAATTTTATTTTGGATTACTTGGTTGTTATCAACTTTGTTGTGCCAAGCCCAAAGCCATCCATTAGTCATCGGTTATGAGCGGTTCCATTCCAAAGAGCCATCATTAGAAGGTGGGCGTATACTGTTTAACGAGCTAGGTTGTGTAAACTGCCACGACCAACCAACGGGATTACCAGGTCGAAAGGGTCCGGACTTGCGAGGTCTCCTGCAGAGAAACAATTCCGATTGGGTGAAAGCGTTTCTAAAGGATCCTTCTAAAACAAA
The DNA window shown above is from Verrucomicrobiota bacterium and carries:
- a CDS encoding TIM barrel protein, with the protein product MNRRTACKTLGIAALAPSVLSCTQSTFNLRYVLNSAMYGEMALADILPEIKKTGAESIDIWRKVHGNQREQITEMGDAACQALLEKHDAKISMSTCYPLGPTGLQEEMVWLQQYGGKIIVTGSGKYPDSEPSGAEAKAQVKKMLEELKPHVAKAEETGITIALENHIKQCLHHPDSLRYFAEFNQSPNLGIAFAPHHLHEWESDIPNLIRDLGDANIPFMYFQEHSAGIFEKQPKEIEMQQLPGYGGGLDYRLIVSALRDIRYSGLVEIFMHPVPRGIPILPTIPEITSAINKSRDYIVECLDETA